Proteins found in one Pseudorasbora parva isolate DD20220531a chromosome 11, ASM2467924v1, whole genome shotgun sequence genomic segment:
- the map7d3 gene encoding ensconsin isoform X8: protein MCQRQTAGKKTSVKMAEGATSLKGLRAQMAAAAQAQAEERRSQAGNSPTPAAPAVTTKSQTKPVIDGAALRIDDKLRVAKERREEQEKQHAARETQLLERERKARLQVERQMEERQKKLEEQRRKEEQRRVAVEEKRKQKLEEEKEHYEAVMRRTQERSQRVEQRQKRWSWGGLSDSDNKNGAKRRSSSLNRLPSNAPQAYKEAHKQPQVEKTGPIPKKRSSSLSRMGAKTQPATKPEKSTADESARRSLATPVDSDVLSRLLTPTQASLARSKSAAALSAEGGDAQESHLCPRSASASPMQPPARGPLRSRSSDRKKGPTTSVSADAISSMTQKGEKEKRFTSPVGKRPASPSSRHRSPSPAPGTNTSSRAPSPGAAKQSPRFRPPSPSGLKQRPPSPQPSITSKPPPIQKPALTPTGPPTLRRRDSKPKDMSPIMPVAPQSPETSTAPTPKTKEESNSKANAGTNSAAEASKILAENRRLAREQKEKEEQLRIQKEEEERLRKEEEKRLAEEERLRRAEEEKRLVEERKREEEEQARIAEEERQQTELEEQQRQVEEQKEREEAEAKALVEAEKQRQERARIMQQNQQERMERKKRIEEIMKRTRKTDQIDFKSNDERDISDENEEEAEDQINCENKENQAESEQCANETEPSDCQEHYLTVEEPVTEWVEPDVGMNKQKDVDNMENGNGPSTEDPSVDSSPPPKSCLMEGSEFVNEDSKVSLVPGLNGKGGPWSFEELIDLGVHAKSKPLMDDGGPEGPRVAFEEKTSSVHPVQSIETLSEM from the exons CTGCAGCGGCGCAGGCGCAAGCAGAGGAACGGCGCAGCCAGGCAGGGAACAGCCCAACGCCAGCAGCTCCAGCCGTCACAACCAAGAGCCAAACCAAGCCAG TCATTGATGGGGCAGCCCTGAGGATAGACGACAAACTTCGAGTGGCCAAAGAGAGGAGAGAAGAGCAGGAAAAGCAACATG CGGCTCGTGAGACTCAGCTCCTGGAGCGAGAGCGCAAGGCCCGGCTGCAGGTGGAGCGTCAGATGGAGGAGAGACAAAAGAAGCTGGAAGAGCAGCGCAGGAAGGAGGAACAGAGGAGGGTTGCAGTggaggaaaaaagaaaacagaaatTAGAGGAAGAAAAG gaacACTATGAGGCTGTGATGAGACGTACCCAGGAGCGTAGCCAGCGAGTAGAACAGAGACAGAAGAGATGGTCCTGGGGTGGACTTTCAGACTCTGACAACAAAAATG GTGCGAAGCGGAGAAGTTCATCTTTGAACCGGTTGCCTAGCAATGCTCCTCAAGCCTATAAAGAAGCTCATAAGCAGCCTCAGGTGGAAAAGACAG GCCCAATACCGAAGAAGCGAAGCTCCTCCCTCTCTCGAATGGGGGCTAAAACTCAGCCCGCCACCAAACCAGAGAAATCCACAGCAGATGAATCAG CTCGCCGCTCATTGGCCACCCCCGTGGACAGCGATGTCCTCAGTCGGCTGCTCACACCCACCCAGGCCTCGCTAGCTAGAAGCAAGAGTGCCGCGGCCCTGTCTGCCGAAGGAGGCGACGCCCAAG AGTCTCACCTGTGTCCTCGTTCAGCATCTGCCAGCCCCATGCAGCCCCCGGCCCGCGGACCACTACGCAGTCGCAGCAGTGACCGAAAGAAAGGTCCGACTACTTCTGTGTCTGCGGATGCCATCTCCAGTATGACACAG aAAGGTGAGAAGGAGAAACGTTTCACGTCACCAGTAGGAAAACGCCCTGCCTCACCCTCCAGTCGACACCGATCACCGTCTCCTGCTCCCGGTACTAACACCTCCTCAAGAGCGCCCTCACCTGGAGCAGCCAA GCAGAGTCCACGTTTCCGCCCTCCTTCTCCAAGTGGCTTGAAACAGCGTCCACCATCCCCTCAGCCCTCTATCACATCCAAACCTCCACCCATCCAGAAACCTGCTCTAACCCCCACCGGCCCGCCCACCCTTCGCAGGAGGGATTCCAAGCCAAAGGACATGTCTCCCATAATGCCTGTCGCCCCACAGTCTCCAGAAACCAGCACGGCACCCACACCCAAGACCAAAGAGG AATCCAATTCCAAAGCCAACGCAGGAACCAACTCAGCCGCAGAGGCTTCCAAGATCCTGGCGGAGAACCGTCGTCTAGCACGCGAACAGAAGGAGAAAGAAGAGCAACTCCGCATACAGAAAGAAGAAGAGGAGCG GCTGAGGAAAGAGGAGGAGAAGAGGCTAGCGGAGGAAGAGCGCTTAAGGCGCGCAGAGGAGGAGAAGAGGCTTGTGGAGGAGAGGAAGCGAGAAGAGGAGGAGCAGGCTCGTATAGCAGAGGAGGAGAGACAGCAGACAGAGCTAGAGGAGCAGCAAAGACAGGTTgaggaacagaaagag CGCGAGGAGGCGGAAGCAAAAGCCCTAGTGGAGGCGGAGAAGCAGCGTCAGGAGAGAGCACGCATTATGCAACAGAACCAACAGGAGCGCATGGAGAGAAAGAAG AGAATTGAGGAAATTATGAAGAGAACCAGAAAAACAGACCAAATCGATTTTAAG AGTAATGATGAGAGAGACATTTCTGATGAAAATGAAGAGGAGGCTGAGGACCAAATAAACTGTGAAAATAAGG AGAATCAGGCTGAGTCAGAGCAGTGTGCCAATGAGACCGAGCCATCAGACTGTCAGGAGCATTACTTGACCGTGGAGGAGCCAGTTACCGAATGGGTGGAGCCAGATGTTGGTATGAACAAACAAAAAGATGTGGATAATATGGAGAACGGCAATGGACCAAGCACAGAGGATCCCTCAGTGGACAG CAGCCCCCCTCCAAAGTCCTGTCTGATGGAGGGCTCTGAGTTTGTGAACGAGGACTCTAAAGTGAGCCTGGTGCCTGGGTTGAATGGAAAAGGAGGACCCTGGAGCTTTGAGGAGCTGATCGATCTGGGTGTTCATGCGAAGAGCAAACCCCTGATGGACGATGGGGGCCCTGAAGGGCCTAGAGTGGCCTTTGAAGAGAAAACCAGCTCAGTTCATCCAGTCCAGTCTATTGAAACCCTGTCCG AGATGTGA
- the map7d3 gene encoding ensconsin isoform X3, translating into MCQRQTAGKKTSVKMAEGATSLKGLRAQMAAAAQAQAEERRSQAGNSPTPAAPAVTTKSQTKPVIDGAALRIDDKLRVAKERREEQEKQHAARETQLLERERKARLQVERQMEERQKKLEEQRRKEEQRRVAVEEKRKQKLEEEKEHYEAVMRRTQERSQRVEQRQKRWSWGGLSDSDNKNGQSDSGSTSSPITIVISPASPASKPPRNQTSQDKRSSSTTNLKQTDSVISKRLSSSSATLINSPDKSAKRRSSSLNRLPSNAPQAYKEAHKQPQVEKTGPIPKKRSSSLSRMGAKTQPATKPEKSTADESARRSLATPVDSDVLSRLLTPTQASLARSKSAAALSAEGGDAQASASPMQPPARGPLRSRSSDRKKGPTTSVSADAISSMTQKGEKEKRFTSPVGKRPASPSSRHRSPSPAPGTNTSSRAPSPGAAKQSPRFRPPSPSGLKQRPPSPQPSITSKPPPIQKPALTPTGPPTLRRRDSKPKDMSPIMPVAPQSPETSTAPTPKTKEESNSKANAGTNSAAEASKILAENRRLAREQKEKEEQLRIQKEEEERLRKEEEKRLAEEERLRRAEEEKRLVEERKREEEEQARIAEEERQQTELEEQQRQVEEQKEREEAEAKALVEAEKQRQERARIMQQNQQERMERKKRIEEIMKRTRKTDQIDFKSNDERDISDENEEEAEDQINCENKENQAESEQCANETEPSDCQEHYLTVEEPVTEWVEPDVGMNKQKDVDNMENGNGPSTEDPSVDSSPPPKSCLMEGSEFVNEDSKVSLVPGLNGKGGPWSFEELIDLGVHAKSKPLMDDGGPEGPRVAFEEKTSSVHPVQSIETLSEM; encoded by the exons CTGCAGCGGCGCAGGCGCAAGCAGAGGAACGGCGCAGCCAGGCAGGGAACAGCCCAACGCCAGCAGCTCCAGCCGTCACAACCAAGAGCCAAACCAAGCCAG TCATTGATGGGGCAGCCCTGAGGATAGACGACAAACTTCGAGTGGCCAAAGAGAGGAGAGAAGAGCAGGAAAAGCAACATG CGGCTCGTGAGACTCAGCTCCTGGAGCGAGAGCGCAAGGCCCGGCTGCAGGTGGAGCGTCAGATGGAGGAGAGACAAAAGAAGCTGGAAGAGCAGCGCAGGAAGGAGGAACAGAGGAGGGTTGCAGTggaggaaaaaagaaaacagaaatTAGAGGAAGAAAAG gaacACTATGAGGCTGTGATGAGACGTACCCAGGAGCGTAGCCAGCGAGTAGAACAGAGACAGAAGAGATGGTCCTGGGGTGGACTTTCAGACTCTGACAACAAAAATG GACAGAGTGACAGTGGCTCCACCTCCTCCCCGATTACTATAGTAATCTCTCCTGCTTCTCCAGCCTCCAAGCCACCCAGGAATCAGACGTCACAAG ATAAGCGCTCTTCCTCTACTACGAACCTGAAACAGACTGACTCAGTCATCAGCAAGCGTCTCTCCTCATCCTCTGCCACCCTCATTAATTCTCCTGATAAAA GTGCGAAGCGGAGAAGTTCATCTTTGAACCGGTTGCCTAGCAATGCTCCTCAAGCCTATAAAGAAGCTCATAAGCAGCCTCAGGTGGAAAAGACAG GCCCAATACCGAAGAAGCGAAGCTCCTCCCTCTCTCGAATGGGGGCTAAAACTCAGCCCGCCACCAAACCAGAGAAATCCACAGCAGATGAATCAG CTCGCCGCTCATTGGCCACCCCCGTGGACAGCGATGTCCTCAGTCGGCTGCTCACACCCACCCAGGCCTCGCTAGCTAGAAGCAAGAGTGCCGCGGCCCTGTCTGCCGAAGGAGGCGACGCCCAAG CATCTGCCAGCCCCATGCAGCCCCCGGCCCGCGGACCACTACGCAGTCGCAGCAGTGACCGAAAGAAAGGTCCGACTACTTCTGTGTCTGCGGATGCCATCTCCAGTATGACACAG aAAGGTGAGAAGGAGAAACGTTTCACGTCACCAGTAGGAAAACGCCCTGCCTCACCCTCCAGTCGACACCGATCACCGTCTCCTGCTCCCGGTACTAACACCTCCTCAAGAGCGCCCTCACCTGGAGCAGCCAA GCAGAGTCCACGTTTCCGCCCTCCTTCTCCAAGTGGCTTGAAACAGCGTCCACCATCCCCTCAGCCCTCTATCACATCCAAACCTCCACCCATCCAGAAACCTGCTCTAACCCCCACCGGCCCGCCCACCCTTCGCAGGAGGGATTCCAAGCCAAAGGACATGTCTCCCATAATGCCTGTCGCCCCACAGTCTCCAGAAACCAGCACGGCACCCACACCCAAGACCAAAGAGG AATCCAATTCCAAAGCCAACGCAGGAACCAACTCAGCCGCAGAGGCTTCCAAGATCCTGGCGGAGAACCGTCGTCTAGCACGCGAACAGAAGGAGAAAGAAGAGCAACTCCGCATACAGAAAGAAGAAGAGGAGCG GCTGAGGAAAGAGGAGGAGAAGAGGCTAGCGGAGGAAGAGCGCTTAAGGCGCGCAGAGGAGGAGAAGAGGCTTGTGGAGGAGAGGAAGCGAGAAGAGGAGGAGCAGGCTCGTATAGCAGAGGAGGAGAGACAGCAGACAGAGCTAGAGGAGCAGCAAAGACAGGTTgaggaacagaaagag CGCGAGGAGGCGGAAGCAAAAGCCCTAGTGGAGGCGGAGAAGCAGCGTCAGGAGAGAGCACGCATTATGCAACAGAACCAACAGGAGCGCATGGAGAGAAAGAAG AGAATTGAGGAAATTATGAAGAGAACCAGAAAAACAGACCAAATCGATTTTAAG AGTAATGATGAGAGAGACATTTCTGATGAAAATGAAGAGGAGGCTGAGGACCAAATAAACTGTGAAAATAAGG AGAATCAGGCTGAGTCAGAGCAGTGTGCCAATGAGACCGAGCCATCAGACTGTCAGGAGCATTACTTGACCGTGGAGGAGCCAGTTACCGAATGGGTGGAGCCAGATGTTGGTATGAACAAACAAAAAGATGTGGATAATATGGAGAACGGCAATGGACCAAGCACAGAGGATCCCTCAGTGGACAG CAGCCCCCCTCCAAAGTCCTGTCTGATGGAGGGCTCTGAGTTTGTGAACGAGGACTCTAAAGTGAGCCTGGTGCCTGGGTTGAATGGAAAAGGAGGACCCTGGAGCTTTGAGGAGCTGATCGATCTGGGTGTTCATGCGAAGAGCAAACCCCTGATGGACGATGGGGGCCCTGAAGGGCCTAGAGTGGCCTTTGAAGAGAAAACCAGCTCAGTTCATCCAGTCCAGTCTATTGAAACCCTGTCCG AGATGTGA
- the map7d3 gene encoding ensconsin isoform X4, producing the protein MCQRQTAGKKTSVKMAEGATSLKGLRAQMAAAAQAQAEERRSQAGNSPTPAAPAVTTKSQTKPVIDGAALRIDDKLRVAKERREEQEKQHAARETQLLERERKARLQVERQMEERQKKLEEQRRKEEQRRVAVEEKRKQKLEEEKEHYEAVMRRTQERSQRVEQRQKRWSWGGLSDSDNKNDKRSSSTTNLKQTDSVISKRLSSSSATLINSPDKSAKRRSSSLNRLPSNAPQAYKEAHKQPQVEKTGPIPKKRSSSLSRMGAKTQPATKPEKSTADESARRSLATPVDSDVLSRLLTPTQASLARSKSAAALSAEGGDAQESHLCPRSASASPMQPPARGPLRSRSSDRKKGPTTSVSADAISSMTQKGEKEKRFTSPVGKRPASPSSRHRSPSPAPGTNTSSRAPSPGAAKQSPRFRPPSPSGLKQRPPSPQPSITSKPPPIQKPALTPTGPPTLRRRDSKPKDMSPIMPVAPQSPETSTAPTPKTKEESNSKANAGTNSAAEASKILAENRRLAREQKEKEEQLRIQKEEEERLRKEEEKRLAEEERLRRAEEEKRLVEERKREEEEQARIAEEERQQTELEEQQRQVEEQKEREEAEAKALVEAEKQRQERARIMQQNQQERMERKKRIEEIMKRTRKTDQIDFKSNDERDISDENEEEAEDQINCENKENQAESEQCANETEPSDCQEHYLTVEEPVTEWVEPDVGMNKQKDVDNMENGNGPSTEDPSVDSSPPPKSCLMEGSEFVNEDSKVSLVPGLNGKGGPWSFEELIDLGVHAKSKPLMDDGGPEGPRVAFEEKTSSVHPVQSIETLSEM; encoded by the exons CTGCAGCGGCGCAGGCGCAAGCAGAGGAACGGCGCAGCCAGGCAGGGAACAGCCCAACGCCAGCAGCTCCAGCCGTCACAACCAAGAGCCAAACCAAGCCAG TCATTGATGGGGCAGCCCTGAGGATAGACGACAAACTTCGAGTGGCCAAAGAGAGGAGAGAAGAGCAGGAAAAGCAACATG CGGCTCGTGAGACTCAGCTCCTGGAGCGAGAGCGCAAGGCCCGGCTGCAGGTGGAGCGTCAGATGGAGGAGAGACAAAAGAAGCTGGAAGAGCAGCGCAGGAAGGAGGAACAGAGGAGGGTTGCAGTggaggaaaaaagaaaacagaaatTAGAGGAAGAAAAG gaacACTATGAGGCTGTGATGAGACGTACCCAGGAGCGTAGCCAGCGAGTAGAACAGAGACAGAAGAGATGGTCCTGGGGTGGACTTTCAGACTCTGACAACAAAAATG ATAAGCGCTCTTCCTCTACTACGAACCTGAAACAGACTGACTCAGTCATCAGCAAGCGTCTCTCCTCATCCTCTGCCACCCTCATTAATTCTCCTGATAAAA GTGCGAAGCGGAGAAGTTCATCTTTGAACCGGTTGCCTAGCAATGCTCCTCAAGCCTATAAAGAAGCTCATAAGCAGCCTCAGGTGGAAAAGACAG GCCCAATACCGAAGAAGCGAAGCTCCTCCCTCTCTCGAATGGGGGCTAAAACTCAGCCCGCCACCAAACCAGAGAAATCCACAGCAGATGAATCAG CTCGCCGCTCATTGGCCACCCCCGTGGACAGCGATGTCCTCAGTCGGCTGCTCACACCCACCCAGGCCTCGCTAGCTAGAAGCAAGAGTGCCGCGGCCCTGTCTGCCGAAGGAGGCGACGCCCAAG AGTCTCACCTGTGTCCTCGTTCAGCATCTGCCAGCCCCATGCAGCCCCCGGCCCGCGGACCACTACGCAGTCGCAGCAGTGACCGAAAGAAAGGTCCGACTACTTCTGTGTCTGCGGATGCCATCTCCAGTATGACACAG aAAGGTGAGAAGGAGAAACGTTTCACGTCACCAGTAGGAAAACGCCCTGCCTCACCCTCCAGTCGACACCGATCACCGTCTCCTGCTCCCGGTACTAACACCTCCTCAAGAGCGCCCTCACCTGGAGCAGCCAA GCAGAGTCCACGTTTCCGCCCTCCTTCTCCAAGTGGCTTGAAACAGCGTCCACCATCCCCTCAGCCCTCTATCACATCCAAACCTCCACCCATCCAGAAACCTGCTCTAACCCCCACCGGCCCGCCCACCCTTCGCAGGAGGGATTCCAAGCCAAAGGACATGTCTCCCATAATGCCTGTCGCCCCACAGTCTCCAGAAACCAGCACGGCACCCACACCCAAGACCAAAGAGG AATCCAATTCCAAAGCCAACGCAGGAACCAACTCAGCCGCAGAGGCTTCCAAGATCCTGGCGGAGAACCGTCGTCTAGCACGCGAACAGAAGGAGAAAGAAGAGCAACTCCGCATACAGAAAGAAGAAGAGGAGCG GCTGAGGAAAGAGGAGGAGAAGAGGCTAGCGGAGGAAGAGCGCTTAAGGCGCGCAGAGGAGGAGAAGAGGCTTGTGGAGGAGAGGAAGCGAGAAGAGGAGGAGCAGGCTCGTATAGCAGAGGAGGAGAGACAGCAGACAGAGCTAGAGGAGCAGCAAAGACAGGTTgaggaacagaaagag CGCGAGGAGGCGGAAGCAAAAGCCCTAGTGGAGGCGGAGAAGCAGCGTCAGGAGAGAGCACGCATTATGCAACAGAACCAACAGGAGCGCATGGAGAGAAAGAAG AGAATTGAGGAAATTATGAAGAGAACCAGAAAAACAGACCAAATCGATTTTAAG AGTAATGATGAGAGAGACATTTCTGATGAAAATGAAGAGGAGGCTGAGGACCAAATAAACTGTGAAAATAAGG AGAATCAGGCTGAGTCAGAGCAGTGTGCCAATGAGACCGAGCCATCAGACTGTCAGGAGCATTACTTGACCGTGGAGGAGCCAGTTACCGAATGGGTGGAGCCAGATGTTGGTATGAACAAACAAAAAGATGTGGATAATATGGAGAACGGCAATGGACCAAGCACAGAGGATCCCTCAGTGGACAG CAGCCCCCCTCCAAAGTCCTGTCTGATGGAGGGCTCTGAGTTTGTGAACGAGGACTCTAAAGTGAGCCTGGTGCCTGGGTTGAATGGAAAAGGAGGACCCTGGAGCTTTGAGGAGCTGATCGATCTGGGTGTTCATGCGAAGAGCAAACCCCTGATGGACGATGGGGGCCCTGAAGGGCCTAGAGTGGCCTTTGAAGAGAAAACCAGCTCAGTTCATCCAGTCCAGTCTATTGAAACCCTGTCCG AGATGTGA
- the map7d3 gene encoding ensconsin isoform X5 → MCQRQTAGKKTSVKMAEGATSLKGLRAQMAAAAQAQAEERRSQAGNSPTPAAPAVTTKSQTKPVIDGAALRIDDKLRVAKERREEQEKQHAARETQLLERERKARLQVERQMEERQKKLEEQRRKEEQRRVAVEEKRKQKLEEEKEHYEAVMRRTQERSQRVEQRQKRWSWGGLSDSDNKNGQSDSGSTSSPITIVISPASPASKPPRNQTSQDKRSSSTTNLKQTDSVISKRLSSSSATLINSPDKSAKRRSSSLNRLPSNAPQAYKEAHKQPQVEKTGPIPKKRSSSLSRMGAKTQPATKPEKSTADESESHLCPRSASASPMQPPARGPLRSRSSDRKKGPTTSVSADAISSMTQKGEKEKRFTSPVGKRPASPSSRHRSPSPAPGTNTSSRAPSPGAAKQSPRFRPPSPSGLKQRPPSPQPSITSKPPPIQKPALTPTGPPTLRRRDSKPKDMSPIMPVAPQSPETSTAPTPKTKEESNSKANAGTNSAAEASKILAENRRLAREQKEKEEQLRIQKEEEERLRKEEEKRLAEEERLRRAEEEKRLVEERKREEEEQARIAEEERQQTELEEQQRQVEEQKEREEAEAKALVEAEKQRQERARIMQQNQQERMERKKRIEEIMKRTRKTDQIDFKSNDERDISDENEEEAEDQINCENKENQAESEQCANETEPSDCQEHYLTVEEPVTEWVEPDVGMNKQKDVDNMENGNGPSTEDPSVDSSPPPKSCLMEGSEFVNEDSKVSLVPGLNGKGGPWSFEELIDLGVHAKSKPLMDDGGPEGPRVAFEEKTSSVHPVQSIETLSEM, encoded by the exons CTGCAGCGGCGCAGGCGCAAGCAGAGGAACGGCGCAGCCAGGCAGGGAACAGCCCAACGCCAGCAGCTCCAGCCGTCACAACCAAGAGCCAAACCAAGCCAG TCATTGATGGGGCAGCCCTGAGGATAGACGACAAACTTCGAGTGGCCAAAGAGAGGAGAGAAGAGCAGGAAAAGCAACATG CGGCTCGTGAGACTCAGCTCCTGGAGCGAGAGCGCAAGGCCCGGCTGCAGGTGGAGCGTCAGATGGAGGAGAGACAAAAGAAGCTGGAAGAGCAGCGCAGGAAGGAGGAACAGAGGAGGGTTGCAGTggaggaaaaaagaaaacagaaatTAGAGGAAGAAAAG gaacACTATGAGGCTGTGATGAGACGTACCCAGGAGCGTAGCCAGCGAGTAGAACAGAGACAGAAGAGATGGTCCTGGGGTGGACTTTCAGACTCTGACAACAAAAATG GACAGAGTGACAGTGGCTCCACCTCCTCCCCGATTACTATAGTAATCTCTCCTGCTTCTCCAGCCTCCAAGCCACCCAGGAATCAGACGTCACAAG ATAAGCGCTCTTCCTCTACTACGAACCTGAAACAGACTGACTCAGTCATCAGCAAGCGTCTCTCCTCATCCTCTGCCACCCTCATTAATTCTCCTGATAAAA GTGCGAAGCGGAGAAGTTCATCTTTGAACCGGTTGCCTAGCAATGCTCCTCAAGCCTATAAAGAAGCTCATAAGCAGCCTCAGGTGGAAAAGACAG GCCCAATACCGAAGAAGCGAAGCTCCTCCCTCTCTCGAATGGGGGCTAAAACTCAGCCCGCCACCAAACCAGAGAAATCCACAGCAGATGAATCAG AGTCTCACCTGTGTCCTCGTTCAGCATCTGCCAGCCCCATGCAGCCCCCGGCCCGCGGACCACTACGCAGTCGCAGCAGTGACCGAAAGAAAGGTCCGACTACTTCTGTGTCTGCGGATGCCATCTCCAGTATGACACAG aAAGGTGAGAAGGAGAAACGTTTCACGTCACCAGTAGGAAAACGCCCTGCCTCACCCTCCAGTCGACACCGATCACCGTCTCCTGCTCCCGGTACTAACACCTCCTCAAGAGCGCCCTCACCTGGAGCAGCCAA GCAGAGTCCACGTTTCCGCCCTCCTTCTCCAAGTGGCTTGAAACAGCGTCCACCATCCCCTCAGCCCTCTATCACATCCAAACCTCCACCCATCCAGAAACCTGCTCTAACCCCCACCGGCCCGCCCACCCTTCGCAGGAGGGATTCCAAGCCAAAGGACATGTCTCCCATAATGCCTGTCGCCCCACAGTCTCCAGAAACCAGCACGGCACCCACACCCAAGACCAAAGAGG AATCCAATTCCAAAGCCAACGCAGGAACCAACTCAGCCGCAGAGGCTTCCAAGATCCTGGCGGAGAACCGTCGTCTAGCACGCGAACAGAAGGAGAAAGAAGAGCAACTCCGCATACAGAAAGAAGAAGAGGAGCG GCTGAGGAAAGAGGAGGAGAAGAGGCTAGCGGAGGAAGAGCGCTTAAGGCGCGCAGAGGAGGAGAAGAGGCTTGTGGAGGAGAGGAAGCGAGAAGAGGAGGAGCAGGCTCGTATAGCAGAGGAGGAGAGACAGCAGACAGAGCTAGAGGAGCAGCAAAGACAGGTTgaggaacagaaagag CGCGAGGAGGCGGAAGCAAAAGCCCTAGTGGAGGCGGAGAAGCAGCGTCAGGAGAGAGCACGCATTATGCAACAGAACCAACAGGAGCGCATGGAGAGAAAGAAG AGAATTGAGGAAATTATGAAGAGAACCAGAAAAACAGACCAAATCGATTTTAAG AGTAATGATGAGAGAGACATTTCTGATGAAAATGAAGAGGAGGCTGAGGACCAAATAAACTGTGAAAATAAGG AGAATCAGGCTGAGTCAGAGCAGTGTGCCAATGAGACCGAGCCATCAGACTGTCAGGAGCATTACTTGACCGTGGAGGAGCCAGTTACCGAATGGGTGGAGCCAGATGTTGGTATGAACAAACAAAAAGATGTGGATAATATGGAGAACGGCAATGGACCAAGCACAGAGGATCCCTCAGTGGACAG CAGCCCCCCTCCAAAGTCCTGTCTGATGGAGGGCTCTGAGTTTGTGAACGAGGACTCTAAAGTGAGCCTGGTGCCTGGGTTGAATGGAAAAGGAGGACCCTGGAGCTTTGAGGAGCTGATCGATCTGGGTGTTCATGCGAAGAGCAAACCCCTGATGGACGATGGGGGCCCTGAAGGGCCTAGAGTGGCCTTTGAAGAGAAAACCAGCTCAGTTCATCCAGTCCAGTCTATTGAAACCCTGTCCG AGATGTGA